A stretch of Lysinibacillus agricola DNA encodes these proteins:
- a CDS encoding uroporphyrinogen-III synthase, whose product MQSNLPLEGKTIILTGTSKTTTIIDDITALGGQAIIAPLIETCELIDRNDDAHLEFARQFEWLIFTSQNAVDAFANKMQRFNLSAGHFQGKIASIGTKTTTALEKLGFHVSFMPSIFSADVFVQEFPSVAGSNPTCLFIRGEKAKKTLKEGLPFKLKEWTVYETIERHGQKQVIIDCIRANSDVTVIFASPSAVDVYAMDVASVIGWEAARVAAIGHITEAVILNHGATVDVMPSVYTMQAVIEEITKVGERK is encoded by the coding sequence ATGCAAAGTAATTTACCTTTAGAAGGTAAAACTATTATTTTGACAGGTACATCTAAGACGACAACAATTATAGATGACATTACAGCTTTAGGTGGTCAAGCAATAATTGCCCCATTGATTGAAACTTGTGAGCTTATCGATAGAAACGATGATGCGCATTTAGAGTTTGCGCGTCAATTTGAATGGCTCATTTTTACGAGTCAAAATGCTGTAGACGCTTTTGCCAACAAAATGCAACGTTTTAATTTAAGTGCAGGGCATTTTCAAGGAAAGATTGCTTCTATTGGTACTAAAACTACTACAGCCTTAGAAAAGCTTGGATTCCATGTGAGTTTTATGCCTTCTATATTTAGTGCAGATGTATTTGTTCAAGAATTTCCTAGTGTAGCAGGCAGCAATCCTACATGTCTATTTATTCGTGGAGAAAAAGCGAAAAAGACATTGAAGGAAGGGCTGCCATTTAAATTAAAGGAATGGACAGTTTATGAAACGATTGAGCGACACGGTCAAAAACAAGTAATTATTGATTGTATCCGAGCGAATAGCGACGTCACAGTGATTTTTGCTAGCCCTTCCGCTGTTGATGTCTATGCAATGGATGTAGCTTCAGTAATTGGTTGGGAGGCAGCACGTGTGGCAGCAATCGGTCATATTACAGAAGCAGTTATTTTAAATCACGGTGCTACTGTGGATGTTATGCCGAGCGTATATACAATGCAAGCAGTCATCGAGGAAATAACGAAAGTAGGAGAGAGAAAATGA
- the hemC gene encoding hydroxymethylbilane synthase, whose translation MRKIIVGSRRSKLALTQTNWFINELKAAGVPFEFEVKEIVTKGDQILDVQLSKVGGKGLFVKEIEQALYDKEIDFAVHSMKDMPAVLPEGLVIGCIPPREDARDAFISKGHVKFADLPAGAVVGTSSLRRSAQLLTVRPDIEIKWIRGNVDTRLAKLETDEYDAIILAAAGLKRLGWSDDVVTEFLPVEDCLPAVAQGSLGIECRGDDTELLTELGKLTDSITWQEAHAERAFLAAMDGGCQVPIAGYAKSNGEEITLTGLVAAPDASVVYKETVVGTDAAAVGKELAEILTKQGAFELIQRVKAEQDAK comes from the coding sequence TTGAGAAAAATTATTGTAGGTTCTAGGAGAAGTAAGCTAGCTTTAACACAAACAAATTGGTTTATCAATGAGTTAAAAGCAGCAGGTGTACCATTTGAATTTGAAGTGAAAGAAATTGTCACAAAAGGTGACCAAATTTTAGACGTGCAGCTATCTAAGGTAGGTGGTAAAGGGCTTTTCGTAAAAGAAATTGAACAAGCACTTTACGACAAAGAAATTGACTTTGCTGTTCATTCTATGAAGGATATGCCTGCAGTACTGCCTGAAGGATTAGTAATTGGCTGTATTCCACCTCGTGAAGATGCGCGTGATGCATTTATTTCAAAAGGACATGTGAAGTTTGCCGATCTTCCAGCGGGAGCTGTCGTTGGGACAAGTTCTCTTCGTCGCAGTGCTCAACTTTTAACAGTCCGCCCAGATATAGAAATTAAATGGATTCGTGGAAATGTGGATACACGCTTAGCTAAACTTGAAACAGATGAATACGATGCCATTATTTTAGCGGCAGCAGGGCTAAAACGCCTTGGCTGGAGCGATGATGTTGTTACTGAGTTTTTACCTGTTGAGGATTGTCTTCCAGCAGTAGCTCAGGGCTCTCTAGGTATTGAATGCCGTGGAGATGATACGGAGTTATTAACGGAATTAGGTAAGTTAACAGATAGCATTACATGGCAAGAAGCACATGCAGAACGTGCTTTCCTGGCGGCTATGGATGGAGGCTGTCAAGTACCTATCGCAGGATACGCAAAGTCTAATGGGGAAGAAATTACACTAACTGGCCTTGTTGCTGCACCAGATGCCTCAGTTGTTTACAAGGAAACAGTAGTAGGCACTGATGCGGCAGCAGTTGGGAAAGAGCTTGCTGAGATTTTAACGAAGCAAGGTGCTTTTGAATTAATTCAACGAGTAAAGGCAGAGCAAGATGCAAAGTAA
- a CDS encoding cytochrome C assembly family protein, with translation MADLTMTRLYEVMIVLYAISLVFYFTDYFYKQVRARRIAFWLVSFVWVIQSAIIILTFVETKRFPILSLSEGILFYSWLLVTLSIILHCIARVDLPVFIINILGFLFASIFTFMPKRPTGAVSDTLISEMLFIHISFAILSYAAFSLTFVFAILYLVLYRLLKKKKWSHLWTRLPSLQQTSSWMNVSFFIGIPMLFISLILGFEWALLTLESLSVFDAKIIGSFIILILYCFILYVNRKSKLIGTTYAWVHIYAYLLVVVNFFLGSSLSRFHLWY, from the coding sequence TTGGCTGATTTGACAATGACAAGGCTATATGAAGTAATGATCGTCTTGTATGCGATCAGTCTAGTATTTTACTTTACTGATTACTTTTATAAGCAAGTACGAGCAAGGCGAATTGCTTTTTGGCTTGTTTCATTTGTATGGGTAATTCAAAGTGCCATTATTATATTAACTTTTGTGGAAACAAAGCGTTTTCCGATATTATCCTTGTCTGAAGGTATTCTCTTTTATTCCTGGCTACTCGTGACATTATCTATTATTCTGCACTGTATTGCACGAGTTGATCTCCCGGTGTTTATTATTAATATACTAGGATTTTTGTTCGCTAGTATTTTTACTTTTATGCCGAAACGACCAACAGGAGCAGTTAGCGATACTTTAATTTCGGAAATGCTTTTTATTCATATATCATTTGCGATTTTATCGTACGCAGCATTTTCGTTAACATTTGTTTTTGCGATATTATATTTAGTATTATATCGTTTGCTTAAAAAGAAAAAATGGTCACATTTATGGACAAGGCTGCCATCACTACAGCAGACGAGCAGTTGGATGAATGTGTCATTTTTCATCGGTATTCCAATGTTATTTATAAGTTTAATTTTAGGGTTTGAATGGGCACTACTAACGCTAGAGAGTCTTTCGGTTTTTGATGCGAAGATTATTGGGTCCTTTATTATTTTAATTTTATATTGCTTTATATTGTATGTGAATCGTAAAAGTAAGCTGATAGGGACAACTTATGCGTGGGTACATATATACGCTTACCTATTAGTTGTTGTTAACTTCTTTTTAGGAAGTAGTTTATCGCGATTCCATTTATGGTATTAG
- the hemA gene encoding glutamyl-tRNA reductase, which translates to MHTIVVGLNYKTAPVEIREKLSFIESELPQAMEALQKQKSILENVIVSTCNRTEIYAVVDQVHTGRHFVKQFLANWFDLPAETFSSYLTIREEDEAIEHLFKVTAGIDSMVLGETQILGQVKKSFLSGQEIGTTGTVYNQLFKQAVTFAKRAHNETAIGENAVSVSYAAVELAKKIFGSLQRKHVAILGAGKMGELAIENLYGSGVGKVTVINRTFEKAESLAAKFDGEAKSMKELQCSLLEADILITSTGATDYVIDYELMQFVERLRKGKPLFMVDIAVPRDIDPLVGDLPNVFLYDIDDLQGIVEANLAERERAAADITTMIGKEVVQFKDWVATLGVVPVISALRKKASHIQEETMISIENKMPDLTDRERKILSKHTKSIINQLLKEPILQAKEMANSPKANEQLRLFQQIFGIEDAVEAEVTAMTKQELERKERLQSSESSTEPKYSF; encoded by the coding sequence ATTAGAAAATGTTATTGTTTCGACATGTAACCGCACAGAAATATATGCAGTAGTTGATCAGGTGCATACTGGACGTCATTTTGTTAAACAATTTTTAGCAAATTGGTTCGACCTGCCAGCGGAGACATTTTCTTCGTATTTAACAATACGTGAAGAAGATGAGGCAATCGAGCATTTATTCAAAGTGACAGCTGGCATTGATTCGATGGTGCTTGGCGAAACTCAAATTTTAGGACAAGTTAAGAAAAGCTTCTTAAGTGGACAAGAGATTGGAACAACAGGAACGGTATACAATCAGCTATTTAAACAAGCGGTGACATTTGCGAAGCGTGCACATAATGAAACGGCTATCGGTGAGAACGCGGTATCAGTCTCTTATGCAGCAGTTGAATTAGCAAAAAAAATATTCGGATCTTTACAACGTAAACATGTGGCAATTTTAGGTGCAGGAAAAATGGGGGAACTTGCTATTGAGAACCTTTACGGTAGCGGTGTAGGAAAAGTAACCGTTATTAACCGTACGTTCGAAAAAGCAGAAAGTCTAGCAGCTAAATTCGACGGTGAAGCAAAATCTATGAAGGAGCTGCAATGTTCGTTACTGGAAGCAGATATTTTAATTACGTCTACAGGTGCAACAGATTATGTTATTGACTATGAACTAATGCAATTTGTAGAACGTTTGCGTAAAGGTAAACCATTATTTATGGTAGATATTGCAGTTCCGCGTGATATTGATCCACTTGTTGGAGATTTACCAAATGTTTTCTTATATGATATAGATGATTTACAAGGCATCGTAGAAGCAAACTTAGCTGAGCGTGAACGCGCTGCGGCTGATATTACTACAATGATTGGCAAAGAGGTTGTACAATTTAAAGATTGGGTTGCGACTCTTGGCGTTGTTCCTGTCATCTCGGCTTTACGTAAAAAAGCGAGTCATATTCAAGAAGAGACAATGATTAGTATCGAAAATAAAATGCCAGATTTAACAGATCGTGAACGTAAAATTTTAAGTAAGCATACAAAGTCAATTATTAATCAATTGTTAAAAGAGCCAATTTTACAAGCTAAAGAAATGGCAAATTCACCAAAAGCAAATGAACAGTTACGTTTATTCCAACAAATTTTCGGTATTGAGGATGCTGTGGAAGCTGAAGTTACTGCGATGACAAAGCAAGAGCTTGAACGCAAAGAACGCTTACAGTCATCAGAATCTTCCACTGAACCAAAGTACTCTTTCTAA